The DNA window AATATCGATATGTACAATTGTTGCGTTCGGTGCAAACCGGCTAATTTTTCCAGTTACCCGGTCATCAAACCTTAACCCGGCCCCAAGAATCAAATCGCAATGAGTTATAGCCCTATTCGCGGTGACCGTGCCGTGCATGCCTGGCATGCCTAGAGCTTGACTCGCCCCGGATGGATAGGCGCCTATACCCATGAGGGTAGTGATGACTGGTATACCTGTCTTTTCAGCAAACTCTATGACTTGTTCATAGCCGGTCTGACCGCCTCCGCCGACCATCATGATTGGTTTTTTGGCGCTACGTATTGCCTGGGCAGCCTTTTTGATTTGTCCAGAGTGCCCAGCAACTGTCGGTTTATAGCCAGGAAGTTCTATTTCAACATCAAAACTTCCGGTAAATTCTGCAAGTTGAACGTCTTTAGGGATATCAATAAGTACTGGTCCCGGCCTGCCAGTACTTGCAATATAAAAAGCTTCGGCGACGACTTGTGGAATTTCGTTAACGTCCTTGATGAGATAATTGTGTTTGGTTACTGGTCCAGTAATCCCGTAAACATCGGCTTCTTGAAACGCATCCGTACCTATAAGCGGCAAGGGAACATTCCCTGTGACCGCTACGACTGCAGATGAGTCCATATGGGCCGTAGCCAATCCAGTCACTAAATTGCAAGCGCCGGGTCCGCTAGTAGCAAATACGACGCCCACTTTACCGCTAGCACGGTAATAGGCGTCAGCGGCATGAGCTCCGGCTTGTTCGTGGCGCACGAGTACGTGCTTTAATGTTTCGTCGTAAAGAGCATCGTAAATTGGCAAAATAGCGCCGCCAGGATGGCCGAAAATCACTTCAACGCCTTGCTGTTCAAGCGCTTTTAGTAGTGCAGTCGAACCTTTCATTTGCTCCTCCGTATTTCTGACCAACTACTCGAAAACCCCGTCAAGTTCTCTTGACGGGGTCGACGCTTAAGGTCGATACCGCTGACCTAAGCTAGCCAACCCCTACCCTATAGTAATAGATCTAAAGGAATACCGTGTAAATACTGCGAACCAACCACTGGCTGGGAGTATACGAAGTGCTATTCTACGGTGTCAAGCTCAGTTAGTATCGGAACCCCAATTGGAAGTTATGCGGTTCTAGTCGGAAGCAACTAATGGGTATCGTTTTTTACCCTATTTAGCCTATTTTTGCGTGAACCTTGCTCAGCCTAACCCAACGCAATCACTCTGAATTTTCACCTCGAATTCAAGCTGGTTTTGGATTTTTTGTTTTGCTTTTCAGTTTAGAGACTTTTTGGTTTTCCTTTTAACTATTATGAATAAGGTAGCTGTTAATGAAACTCGTTCACTGTTAGATTTCCGCGATATGCTTTAATTGTTACGGCTTGGCACAGGTGAAACCAATTTTTTCTGGGCTAAAACGGTTACTTGGGACGCATTACGACACCTTAAAATCTCAAGCCAGTTTCCTCTGGAAAGGCTATAGCTGTCGTGTTACTGTACTTGATCCCTTTAACTCATTTTCATGTTCCAGGAAAATTATCGAGGATACACATTGACTCCACGCCACGAAAAAACATCAAAAAGTGAATCTGGAACTCCGACTCGTTTAATCGCGTTAAAACTTTTCGAGCAAGTATTCCAAGGAGCTTACGCCACTCCACTGTTGAATAAACACCTGCGCGACATAGGTGTTCGTCGAGACCGAAGTTTTATCACTGACCTCCTATACGGGACGCTACGGAATTTCATTTATCTCGAGGCCTGTTTAACCCCAAGACTACGGGCACCCAAACGGCTACCCAAAATCGTATATAGCGGTTTAATTATGGCTTCTTACGAGATACTAATACGCGGAACCCCTCGCCACGCAGCCGTTTTTGAGTGGGTACAAACTATTAAGAGGCTTACGCCACCTTTAGCAGGCTTAGTGAATGGTGTGTTGCGCTCAGTTGCTGTGCCTAATAACCTAGAACAACCAACTAAATGGAGTTTGCCAGGGTGGCTTGCCGATTCGTTCATCAGTGCGTTGGGACCTGATGCAGCTGAAGATGCAGCTCTCAGCATGCTTAAACCAGGTCCTTTATGGCTTGCAACAACTGGCGCTAAAGCTGTCCCCAGTTTACTTAAGGAAGGGTGCAAAGTAACCGAGGGTCCTCTACCAAACACTGTAGCCATCCGCTCTCCCCTTCCTCTTTACAAACTCCTGGCGTACCGTGAGGGTTTAGTTCAACCCCAAAACCCGAGTTCTAGATATCCTGTTCATGCTTTGGATGTCACACCGGGGGATTTAGTTCTTGATTTAGCGAGCGGAAATGGCATCAAAGCAGCTCACCTAGCGACTCTCGGTGCTCAAGTCGTAAGCGTAGATAAAAGTAGTTCTAAACTTTCACGCGCTAGAGACAATTTGTTGCGAATGGGACTTAACGCAGATCAACATATAGCTGATCTTTCTAATCAGCCAGACCTCAAGCCCGCGGCTAAAGTTCTCCTTGATGCCCCCTGCTCTGGTACCGGTACCCTGCGAGGAAACCCGGAGATAAAATTGCGACTCAATTCGAAACAAGTTTCCTCCTTGGCCGAACTACAAGCATTGCTCCTTGATAGAGCGTCAGAACTCACGCTACCTGGAGGTACCTTGGTCTATTCGGTGTGCAGCCTAACTCCAGACGAAGGTATCGGGGTAATCTCAAACTTTCTTGCAGAAAAGACAAATTTCTGTGTAGACAAGTCGCTACCCCCCCAAAAATTACGGAATTTAGTATATCGGGAGGGAACTTATATTGTTCCTACAAACGGCGTGGATGGGTTTTTTGTAGCCAAACTTCGAAAGGGTCCCCTCTAACTACCACCATGGATTACAATAGAAATGTTTATGTACCTAATGAGTGCTGGTGCAGCCGAAATGGTTACCGGAAGTTGCCATCTCCTAGATTTCCAAACGACCCAAATCTTGGTGGATTGTGGTCTTTTCCAGGGACCTAAGTCTGTCGAGAAACGAAATTCAACTGCCTTCCCATTTTCCCCAAGCTCTCTCGACGCCGTATGCATCACACATGGTCATCTAGATCATGTTGGGAGGCTTCCAAAATTGGTCAGAGATGGTTTCTCAGGACCAATCTTTGCCACCCACGCAACAAGGCAAATCGTAGAAATAATCCTTCGAGATGCAGCTCGAATACAATTAGAAGATTACAAGAGAAGCTTTCGGAAAGCTCGGCGCTCAGGTCGTGAACAGACAGTAGAATCGCCTCTTTACGACGAAAATGACGTGAATCACGCCCTATCCCTTTTCGCCCAACCTGTAGACTTTGGCAAGCCTTTTAACATAGGGACGAATCTTCAAGTCACATTTCATAGTTCTGGCCACATACTCGGGAGCGCCTGGATACAGTTCGACATAAACGACCGACGCATTATTCTTTCGGGGGACTTAGGTAATCGCGAAAGCAGTCTACAGGCTCCCGCCACGATTCCCCCGAAGTGCGACGCCGTCATCGTAGAAACAACGTATGCTAACCGAACCCATAGAAGCCGGGATGCGACACGCAATGAATTTCAATTAATTGTCGACCGAGCTGTGCGACTTGGTGGGATCGTTATGATTCCAAGTTTTTCATTGGAGAGAACTCAAGGTGTCTTGTTACAGCTGAAGAACTTTACGGACAATGAAGCAGCGCCACAAATCCCGATATTTCTAGATTCGCCAATGGCCACGAAGATGACTCGGTTATACCAAACCTGTGCGAACGAATTCCGACCCGAGGTTGCGACTCGTCTTGCATCTGGCGAAGATCCTTTTGAACCCTCAAGTTTATCTTATACGGTAGAAACCGATGCTTCGAAAGCCCTCAATAAGATTAAAGGAAGCGCTATTATCATTGCTGGTTCTGGAATGATGTCTGGTGGGCGAATTGTCCATCACCTTAAACACAATCTTTGGAAACCCCAATCTAGTTTGGTAGTAGTCGGTTATCAGGCTAAAGGCTCTCTCGGTCGTCGCCTGGTCGATGGCGCTAAAACGATACGTATTTTCGGTGAGGAAATTATTGTTAGGGCGTCAGTACACACTATAGGTGGTTTTTCTGCCCACGCCGACAAGGATGATATTCTTACCTGGCTCGGTGGGGTCGGCCCAGCACATATCCACCTAGTACATGGAGAAAATGAAGCGATGAATGAGTTTGCAAGTTTCTTAAGAAATGATGGTCGGAAAGTAACAATCCCAGAATATGGGGAACGAATACCGTTATTCGATGTCTACCGCTAGGCTAGCTGCCAACCGACTCTCGTACCGCGCAGTTAGCCATCTTACTGACAGAAAGCCAATTATATGTGTACCTTAGTTTATGGATTGGGAACTCCCGGTAATCGCACTTCGCAGTCAGGTGGTACTACCACGTACTTTAGAAAACATCGATGTCGGCCGACCTAAATCAAAACGAGCACTAGAAGAAGCACAGGAAGGCGACAATAGAGTACTACTAATCGTACAGAAAGATTCGCGAAACGATGACCCTGATAGTAGCGATCTTTTTGAGGTTGGGACTCTTTGTGTTATCAAGCAGGTAATAAAATTGCCTGATGACACCCTTCAGGTTTTAGTCGAAGCAAAAGAACGTGCTCGAGTTATTGAATATTTGCCGGGAATGGTTCTTCGGGCGAGACTTAATACGATTCAAGAAATTCCTTCTGATGCCGACGAACAAACTCGTGACGTCCTAATGGATGAAACGAAAAGTGCTTTTTCAGATTATGCCCAACAGAATAAAAATCTTCGTTTGGATTCCTTCCACTTAGAGAACCTTCGGAACCTCAAAGATCCTGGGGCTTTGGCTGACGTTGTATCAAAATATGCTAGTTGGGAAGTTGTTGAAAAGCAACAAATCCTGGAAGAACCGCGTGCTTTTAAGCGACTTGAACTTGTCTACGCATTCCTTTCCAGAGACCTAGACCGTTTCGATACAGAGAAACAAATCAGTGCCCGGGTTAAACAACAGATGGATTCTAACCAGCGGGAATATTTTTTGCGAGAGCAGTTAAAAGCAATTAACCGCGAACTTGGTGGCGATGAGGAATCTGAAATTGACGACCTGAAAGCTAAAGTGAGTAAGAAACAATTACCTAAGCATGCTGAGGAGAGGGCGTTAAAAGAAATTTCCCGCCTCGAGAAAATGCCTAACGGTTCGCCTGAGGCTACCGTCGTCCGCACTTATCTCGACACAATTCTTGATCTGCCTTGGAGCGAAGAGGATGCAGAGACGCTTGATATAGCTCATACAGAACAAATCCTTGACGAGGATCACTACGCCCTGGATGAACCAAAGGACCGCATCTTAGAGTTTTTAGCGGTCAGGCAATTGACCAAAGATAGCCCCGAAACCGAATACTCGGCGCCACTGATATGTTTAGTAGGCCCTCCTGGGGTTGGTAAAACCAGTCTTGGAAAATCAGTCGCCCGAAGCCTCAATCGAAAGTTCGTTCGGATGAGCTTAGGCGGAGTCAGAGATGAGGCGGAAATCCGAGGCCATCGCCGTACTTACATAGGATCTCTTCCCGGCCGGATCCTACAGGGAATGAAAACTGCCGGAAAGAGAAATCCAGTGTTCCTATTAGACGAAATCGATAAAATGGCAGCAGATTTTCGCGGAGACCCAGCTGCTGCCCTTCTCGAGGTACTTGATCCCGAACAAAACAATGCTTTTATAGACCATTACTTAGAAATTGATTACGACCTTTCGCAGGTAATGTTCATCACTACCGCCAATACCTTGACCGCCATTCCAAAACCATTATTGGATAGAATGGAGGTCATTACGATTGCTGGTTATACATTAGACGAAAAGCTTGAAATAGCGAAGCGTTACCATATTCCTAGGCAAATTCAATCTCATGGCCTTACCGACAAAATTACCTTTGAAGATGCTGCTATTCGGACGATAATTACAGAATACACTCGGGAGGCGGGTGTAAGGAATATGGATCGTTTACTTGCTAAGGCCTCCCGTAAGACCGCAAAGTCGTATTTGACGAATTCTTGGAAAGGCACCGAGTCAATCGGAATTGATCTAATTAGAGCTATCCTGGGGGTGGCACCTTATCCAGAAGCAAAAATTAAAACCGAACCACAAGTGGGTCTTAGCCACGGCTTAGCGTGGACTTCTGTAGGGGGAGTTACTCTAGATATAGAAGTGGTATCTGTACCAGGCAAAGGAAAAGTTCACCTCACTGGGCAACTTGGAGACATAATGAAGGAAAGTGCCTACGCTGGAATTGCTTATCTGCGTGATCGAAGTCTAGATTTTCAACTTTCTGCTGATTTTCATGAAACAAAAGATCTCCACGTACATGTACTTGAGGGAGCGACTCCCAAAGACGGTCCCAGCGCCGGTATTGCAATAGCAACCGCGGTGGTTAGCTCTTTAACTCGTCGGCTTGTACGTGGTGATGTGGCAATGACCGGTGAAATAACCCTATCAGGACGCGTCCTTCCCATTGGTGGCATAAAAGAAAAACTCCTTGCAGCCCATCAAGCCGGCATTAATCACGTAATAATTCCTGAAGCTAATCGGCCTAATCTTGAGGACGTTCCGGAGCCGATTCTTAAAGACCTTACAATAACTACAGTGGAGGCCTTTGGGGAAGTATTAGATTTGGTGTTGTTAAATTCCGGGGCTCCAATAACCACTGACCCCGTACCGGATTTAGAAGAAAGCGAGCCAAGTTCAACTCACGCATAGAAACAAGTGCCGTATCCGTTTGGATTTAACTATAGACTAAACAGTCTTCACGATGCTTTGCTTTGTCCCGCCATAGGTTTTGGATTCTTTCTATACCGCAACTACCTAAATTTCAAGGCCGGCTCTTAAGATTTTGCCAAGACCTTGGAGTTGGTAGTCCCCTAATTTAGCCGGTAGAATAGCAGATTCTCCTTGGCTTAAACTCGTCACGTCTGAACCGCTTGACCGCAGCTGACTTTTCCCATCTATGACTGTAACTATTTCGAAACTGTTCTGGGACTTATGAACATAGGTATTCTTCCCACCGCAGAGTTCCTTACTGGTCAGAACAAAATTTTTCGTTCTGACCAATTCCACCCAACTATCTTCCCTTGCCTTTGCAATTACTTTGGAACCGACTCTTGGTTCCAAATCGATAACGCGAAGGCCCTGTTCTACGTGAAGAGCACGCAAATTGCCGTTTTTGTCGCGCCGATTATAGTCATACAAGCGGTATGTGAGGTCGCTTGCCTGTTGGATTTCGAACAGAAGAATACCAGCCCCAATAGCGTGTACAACTCCCGGCGGATTCAGAATCACATCACCAGCGGACACTTCGACCTGCTGACAAATACTTTCAAGAGTACCTCCTTCTATATGCTTCTTGATATCACTAAGCTTGGTTCCATTTTGGAATCCTCGTATGATTTTTGCGCCGGGTTGAGCTTCGATTATGAGCCATGCTTCTTCCTTACCAAAACCATCTTGCTGGAGCTCGTTGGCCTTTACATAGTCATCGCCTGGATGGACTTGAATTGATAAGGATTGTCCAGCAAAGATGAACTTCGTTAACAGCGGTACTTTCTTCCCAAAACGGTTGTAGCTAATCGATCCAAGAAAATCCGATCCTAGCTCTTCGCTAACCGTTCTGAGCGATTGACCAGCCCAAAACCCGTTAATAATCGTGTTCTCTTCAAACATCTCCCAAGACTCCCCATACACATTGAATTCAGATGCCGCCGAGACACCTAAGTATTCTTGCAACCGCGGCCCACCCCATATTCGCGGTTTTAACGTCCGAGCTATCTTCATAGGGTAAAGTGTGTTGTTCACGGAGACTCCTTCCGTCTATGTTTACACAACGGGGCCTTGTTAAGAGTATAAAACCTGTGAACTTAACCCTACTAATCCACTCTTTGGAGTAATAACTGGTTGTGACCGAAGCGTTAACTCAATTTATTACGAACACTGGTTGGCTTGCACCCCTGTATTACATCGCTGGTTTCTTGCTCACTGCGTTAGTTCCTATCATACCGACTCCCTTTGTAGCAGCATTAGGAGGTAAGGCCTTCGGATTTTTTCCCGCGTTGATTTACGGGACTTTTGGGCTTGGCCTTGGAGCTCTAATTTCATTAAACGTAGCGCGAAGAATTGGCCAACCCTTAGTGTACTGGTTAGTCCGGCCCGGTACCTGGAAAAGGTGGGAAACCTTCCTCAATATTGAAACCCCGGTTGTCTGGGGCCTGTTCTTTTTCCTAATGAACCTCGACTTTCTTGTTCTTTTTTCCGGCCTTACGACGATACAGATTCGGAAGCTTTGGTTAACCGCGATGATTGCCCGTCTACCTTGGCTTACAGCAAGCGTTTGGTTTGGGGATTTCATTCTTGTATCTGATGCCATCATGTGGATCGCCCTCCTGTTATCGCTGCCGGCATTGATTTTGATTGCACGAATTAGACCGACTATTCAGAACTGGCTGTCCGTTATAACAAACGGGCGCTTTCCAAAACCTTGAGAGGCCTGCAGTTTGGGCGGTAGAACGGCCTTCACTCTGCGTGGCTTGATTGCTATTCCCGATTTAGCCTAATATCCTGATCTATTCACAACAGCTGTTTGGTTTTGTATTTGAACCCGGCGATAAGATTAATTAGAAATTCTATTGCTTTTACTTTATTTATTGGCGACGGATAAACACTCTATTAACCGCTTGACGGTCAAATGGTTGTCTACTAACGAGGAACCTAGTTTGGATATAATTAAGGGTCAACAAGTTTTCCATCCTCAAGCTCTAGTATTCTAGGAATTTTGTTAGCTAAGCGTTCGTCATGGGTAGCTATAAGAATAGCAGACCCGCTGGATTGAGCTAAATCTAATAGTGTTGTGATAACTCGTTGAGCGTTAATCTTATCTAAACTTCCTGTGGGTTCATCAGCAACAATAAGTCGAGGTGCTAGATAAACAGCGCGAGCGACAGCCACTCTTTGCCTTTCTCCGCCTGAAAGTGTATTTATGGAAGCATTCATTTGACCTTCAAGATCAACCCGTTGCAAGAGGTGTTTGGCGCGATCCATTTTTGCTTTCCCTTTAATAATTCCAGGGAGGGCCACATTTTCTATAACAGTTAAGTCCTGTACGAGATAATGATTTTGAAACACAAAGCCTAACCCTTGAAACGGACGGATTGGCGGATGCTTATAAGTCGATTTTGCTTTGTTTAATTCTTGAAAACTTATTCGCCCTGAGGTGGGCATGTCAAGCCCACCCACCAAATGCAAAAGCGTAGTTTTTCCTGATCCGGAAGGCCCGACAATACCAACAACCTCGCCTCGTTTTATCGTGAAAGTGACACCTTTTAGTATTTCCAAACTGTTTCTGGAATCTGAAAAACTTCGGTAAACGTTGTCGCAAATTAAAACCGAACTCATCACAAACAAAATAACCGCACGCTTCCTTATTTTTCAACCCTTTAGAGGTTTATTGTGATTAAGTTTTCTTCTTCTTGTCCTACAAGGATACTGTTGTTGGTACTTAGATTTTGACTTGAGTATGTTCTATAGATTGGAGGTCATCAAGGTCGAGCTCACTCGAGACTATTTCGGCATGGTCGATTAGGCGTTCCATGCCAACAATGCTACCTATAACCACCGCGTGCGTGACAACTATAAGGGAAGAAAATTCCCTGTATCTATTTAGAACAGCAACTGCTCTAGCCTGGACCTCTTTAATTGTCTCCCAAGGAACTTCTTGAGCCGTCTGCGCTTCTGCTTCTTTCAGGTTTTTGTTAGCTTCTTCAAGCAACCTTGAATCGATCTCCCCCATCAAATCTTTCTGAGGAAGCCACTCATGTAAGTCGTATTCGACATACAATGGTGTGTTAAGGGCTTTGCTCAAACGGGCTCCGGACTCCAACGCCCGAGAGAACGTGCTGCATAAAATCGCCTCGGCACTTTGGAGTCGAAAATCCTGGGAGATTGTATCGATCTGTAGCCGACCAACCGGAGTCAAAGGAGCAAAACTAGTAGCAGCTCCTCTAACCCCACGAGCCTCAACTAGTGGGTAATCGGTTTCTCCATGTCTCACGAAAAAGATTTTCACCAGGTAACCCCTCGCCGTTTTTATTCCTCAACATTGATACGCAAATACGTCTTATTTCTTTAGAACACCGATTCTGCCCTAAGGGTTTTCACCCTAGCAGGCTAATGGCTATGCCTGATGTTCAATCTTTAACTTCTTGGATGCTTAGTAATGATTGATTCCCTCGTAATAGCATCTATTTGACTAAGGTAGGTTTGAGCAATATTTTTTGAAACTTAACGACCGCAGGAACT is part of the Trueperaceae bacterium genome and encodes:
- a CDS encoding cleavage protein, yielding MFMYLMSAGAAEMVTGSCHLLDFQTTQILVDCGLFQGPKSVEKRNSTAFPFSPSSLDAVCITHGHLDHVGRLPKLVRDGFSGPIFATHATRQIVEIILRDAARIQLEDYKRSFRKARRSGREQTVESPLYDENDVNHALSLFAQPVDFGKPFNIGTNLQVTFHSSGHILGSAWIQFDINDRRIILSGDLGNRESSLQAPATIPPKCDAVIVETTYANRTHRSRDATRNEFQLIVDRAVRLGGIVMIPSFSLERTQGVLLQLKNFTDNEAAPQIPIFLDSPMATKMTRLYQTCANEFRPEVATRLASGEDPFEPSSLSYTVETDASKALNKIKGSAIIIAGSGMMSGGRIVHHLKHNLWKPQSSLVVVGYQAKGSLGRRLVDGAKTIRIFGEEIIVRASVHTIGGFSAHADKDDILTWLGGVGPAHIHLVHGENEAMNEFASFLRNDGRKVTIPEYGERIPLFDVYR
- a CDS encoding tRNA/rRNA cytosine-C5-methylase; its protein translation is MFQENYRGYTLTPRHEKTSKSESGTPTRLIALKLFEQVFQGAYATPLLNKHLRDIGVRRDRSFITDLLYGTLRNFIYLEACLTPRLRAPKRLPKIVYSGLIMASYEILIRGTPRHAAVFEWVQTIKRLTPPLAGLVNGVLRSVAVPNNLEQPTKWSLPGWLADSFISALGPDAAEDAALSMLKPGPLWLATTGAKAVPSLLKEGCKVTEGPLPNTVAIRSPLPLYKLLAYREGLVQPQNPSSRYPVHALDVTPGDLVLDLASGNGIKAAHLATLGAQVVSVDKSSSKLSRARDNLLRMGLNADQHIADLSNQPDLKPAAKVLLDAPCSGTGTLRGNPEIKLRLNSKQVSSLAELQALLLDRASELTLPGGTLVYSVCSLTPDEGIGVISNFLAEKTNFCVDKSLPPQKLRNLVYREGTYIVPTNGVDGFFVAKLRKGPL
- a CDS encoding mannose-6-phosphate isomerase, with the translated sequence MNNTLYPMKIARTLKPRIWGGPRLQEYLGVSAASEFNVYGESWEMFEENTIINGFWAGQSLRTVSEELGSDFLGSISYNRFGKKVPLLTKFIFAGQSLSIQVHPGDDYVKANELQQDGFGKEEAWLIIEAQPGAKIIRGFQNGTKLSDIKKHIEGGTLESICQQVEVSAGDVILNPPGVVHAIGAGILLFEIQQASDLTYRLYDYNRRDKNGNLRALHVEQGLRVIDLEPRVGSKVIAKAREDSWVELVRTKNFVLTSKELCGGKNTYVHKSQNSFEIVTVIDGKSQLRSSGSDVTSLSQGESAILPAKLGDYQLQGLGKILRAGLEI
- the lon gene encoding endopeptidase La, with protein sequence MDWELPVIALRSQVVLPRTLENIDVGRPKSKRALEEAQEGDNRVLLIVQKDSRNDDPDSSDLFEVGTLCVIKQVIKLPDDTLQVLVEAKERARVIEYLPGMVLRARLNTIQEIPSDADEQTRDVLMDETKSAFSDYAQQNKNLRLDSFHLENLRNLKDPGALADVVSKYASWEVVEKQQILEEPRAFKRLELVYAFLSRDLDRFDTEKQISARVKQQMDSNQREYFLREQLKAINRELGGDEESEIDDLKAKVSKKQLPKHAEERALKEISRLEKMPNGSPEATVVRTYLDTILDLPWSEEDAETLDIAHTEQILDEDHYALDEPKDRILEFLAVRQLTKDSPETEYSAPLICLVGPPGVGKTSLGKSVARSLNRKFVRMSLGGVRDEAEIRGHRRTYIGSLPGRILQGMKTAGKRNPVFLLDEIDKMAADFRGDPAAALLEVLDPEQNNAFIDHYLEIDYDLSQVMFITTANTLTAIPKPLLDRMEVITIAGYTLDEKLEIAKRYHIPRQIQSHGLTDKITFEDAAIRTIITEYTREAGVRNMDRLLAKASRKTAKSYLTNSWKGTESIGIDLIRAILGVAPYPEAKIKTEPQVGLSHGLAWTSVGGVTLDIEVVSVPGKGKVHLTGQLGDIMKESAYAGIAYLRDRSLDFQLSADFHETKDLHVHVLEGATPKDGPSAGIAIATAVVSSLTRRLVRGDVAMTGEITLSGRVLPIGGIKEKLLAAHQAGINHVIIPEANRPNLEDVPEPILKDLTITTVEAFGEVLDLVLLNSGAPITTDPVPDLEESEPSSTHA
- the ilvB gene encoding acetolactate synthase, large subunit, biosynthetic type, whose translation is MKGSTALLKALEQQGVEVIFGHPGGAILPIYDALYDETLKHVLVRHEQAGAHAADAYYRASGKVGVVFATSGPGACNLVTGLATAHMDSSAVVAVTGNVPLPLIGTDAFQEADVYGITGPVTKHNYLIKDVNEIPQVVAEAFYIASTGRPGPVLIDIPKDVQLAEFTGSFDVEIELPGYKPTVAGHSGQIKKAAQAIRSAKKPIMMVGGGGQTGYEQVIEFAEKTGIPVITTLMGIGAYPSGASQALGMPGMHGTVTANRAITHCDLILGAGLRFDDRVTGKISRFAPNATIVHIDIDPAEISKLVKAHVPVVGDLREVLPRLGELVDWLEIEEWWQTLAEWKGRYPERFKQDKPLVSQEVIQMFREATGGDCVVTTEVGQHQMFAARLFPTNRPRTWITSGGLGTMGFGLPAAIGASFARPNEVVVCIAGDGSVQMNIQELATIFKHQLPIVIAICNNGMLGMVRQWQEMFSAQRYSEVYLADSNPDFAKLAEAYGIDGYNIFDRETAAEIVPQVLAKGKPAVMNFVVYESEKVFPMVPMGAGVDEMIIGDQEPEESPVESKKVKS